gttcCTGAGAAGAAACGTTTATGGGTGCAGGAGTAGTTGACAAGTTTTTATGATAGCTACATTTAAACCAGAAAGATTGACTAATGGTCATTTTTCCATTATTTGCAATTAAATCAGTTTAGCCCCTGAGACTACAGTTGTTGTCATTGTAGCTGCTGTTGTTGTGACCATCGGTGAGGCCGAGGGAGACTTCAGCAGTTTCTTCCTCAGACGTGGTGGGAAGAAAGTGGAGACGTAAGCTACCTTAAAGCCCGAGTTGCAGAAGCAGTAAACCAGTGGGTCCAGCAAGCAGTCGGCGTAGGACCAAACCATGAGGGCGTCGTACACCTGGACCACCACGTCCTCCAGTTCCTGACAGTGTTTCAGCCTCACGATCAGCAGCGCCAGCCGAGCCACCGTGCATGGCAGGAAGCAGATGGAGAAGACGATGGCGACAGACAGGACGGCGAACACGGCTCTCCTCAGTTTGGCCTTTTCCCCAATCGATTTCCTCCTCAGTCGACTGATGATGCAAGTTGTGCAGTAAATGAGGATGATGAAGGGGAAGATGATTTGAGAGAAGAAGAcgatctgaaaaaaaaaagcttattacTCAGGATAGCAGTGCTTTATGTGGTAAATACTTAGTTGTTattgcaggttttattttaaaattggtggaaaaatacaaatcagTGGTGATTCCTAAAGAAATGTACTGATGTGAGTAACTCAGCTGTCAGTTAGTGAAGTGGAAAGATTTACCCATGTAGGTAATAATTAATCCCCTGAATTGTTGTTTCTCTGAGAGACTGGTTTATGTAAATAGCTGCTGCAGGTCGACTTAAATACAGCACTGTATGCTAAAAAGCTACATCTTCCATTTGTCTTGCTTCTAACCTGTCTCTTAaatcaatatattattttttcaaagtactgggatatttaaatattttctcaagtgtttcattatttttaatttctgatttatctgtttatttagtcttatatagtttttttaatactttagaGACCGCTGTTGGCAGCTGGTTcctctgggtttttatttagtgtttttacagtaataCCATGTCAGAGGTGGACAGAGAGTCCAGAGTAAGAGTAGCACTGcttcaacatgttttcactgaagtaaaagtaaaaaagtaattgGTAAAatgtctactcaagtactgagcaactgatcaaattatcaatcatttaatatttaaaaattacataatcagaagaaacaaaatataaattggAGATGTTTATATTTCCACTAATAAAAAttctcctaaaagtaaatttttctaaaaagttactcaagtgtaactagttactaccaaaCTCCGCCTGTCTGTGAATGATTGCCAAGTATGTGGTTGTAGATATtgtataaaattatttctcatcAATGAGTCATTGGTAAATATCTGTACATTGAATATTGATGTGAATTAGTGAAGCCAGAATGTTACCTCTCTGAAAGTGTCCGCAAAAACCTCCAGAGTTGTGGTTTTAATTCGGCCAAGGCTGTTGCAGCAAACGAAGGAAGATAGCATCGTGGGGATGGTGAGCGGCACTAAGAACACCCAGATAAGCACAGAGATCAGTGGAGACTTCTTCAGCACCTTCACAAAGTTTCTCCTCCCCAGATGGACGACGCTGAAGTAGCGGTCCAGGGACAGAGTGATGAGGAAGCCGATGCTGGCCCCTCGATTGAGGAACAGCATGAAGTGCATCAGACGGCAAACAACCTGATCCTCACTGTGCCTCAGATTGTTCTGATAGTGGTGAATTTTAACAGGAATACAGACCACCAGCAAAAAATCAGCAACCACAATGTTGAAGAGGAACACGCTGTTATTCTTCCAGAATTTGTACCTGAAAggaaacagaacatttagttagaaacagaacatttagttagaaacagaacatttagttagaaacagaacatttagttagaaacagaacatttagttagaaacagaacatttagttagaaacagaacatttagttagaaacagaacatttagttaGAAACAGAACATTGATCAGAACGTTTGGTTCCTGGCATTTGCAGATGGTTGATTGAAACTATTCTGTTTCTTTACAGTATCAACAACAGTAAAGTTTCACATGTCAGGATTAATTACTGCTATATTATTATATTTGCATAGAACGCTTGAATTCAGAGAATGTGTGACTACATAAAGATGTTAGACTGTGGTTGGTCTGTCGTTCATAGTTAGAACAACTGTTTCCCAGCACATTAATCTGGTGGCATCTATGTGGACCTGCAGTCCAATTTCTATAATCTATAAACATCTtacataaaacagaaagcatcagagtttttgtctgtatttgcaCATGCAAACTAATTTAACAGTgaattacatttacttaagttaagttgtttgatattttatgcagatgttgtattttaaatgcatctcAACAGCCTTTGCTACCACAGTTGAACCTCATAATCTAACCATATCTACATCTtaatgtca
The Gambusia affinis linkage group LG22, SWU_Gaff_1.0, whole genome shotgun sequence DNA segment above includes these coding regions:
- the LOC122825211 gene encoding hydroxycarboxylic acid receptor 2-like, with amino-acid sequence MCNITSSSNDTCYTQNAVTYQVLSGVMTVEFILGLPLNLSVLYIFIFRYKFWKNNSVFLFNIVVADFLLVVCIPVKIHHYQNNLRHSEDQVVCRLMHFMLFLNRGASIGFLITLSLDRYFSVVHLGRRNFVKVLKKSPLISVLIWVFLVPLTIPTMLSSFVCCNSLGRIKTTTLEVFADTFREIVFFSQIIFPFIILIYCTTCIISRLRRKSIGEKAKLRRAVFAVLSVAIVFSICFLPCTVARLALLIVRLKHCQELEDVVVQVYDALMVWSYADCLLDPLVYCFCNSGFKVAYVSTFFPPRLRKKLLKSPSASPMVTTTAATMTTTVVSGAKLI